A window of Chaetodon auriga isolate fChaAug3 chromosome 2, fChaAug3.hap1, whole genome shotgun sequence contains these coding sequences:
- the LOC143328269 gene encoding uncharacterized protein LOC143328269 isoform X2, protein MDVSSVRHVQVSGRSLAHLSQRDALRILAASQRPITMQIKGQRGCGTEAGRGSWEPLPLNLQHLNLPLPRMGAGLNTPSPSYQDRHYYSHLSLPQDHCEGGRYSYLSSSPQDTVDIGHQDPELTGRGPKGQNCLMGCCNANLEEPNGCHSQTDDEDFMLEKPLGFLPLHHELDSGLGWTDGSLHQGDLSGLETEEGGLEDCHSHGALAPGGCGGFGGGGSPSSESFISSELSDSGFYSVSTGEFRHFQRLLEKRMRLYNARLQHQGEPCERRERRDSCPKSHRELLEAIPEALTMQPQCQHLQLAMEESTGSIMDLPPRGLFRVSSVQFHKADRPCLNRHSSSSGALFNPSHAAVSRMTAPVLSTCSTPSSHRRPQVPMQQHHQGSSSVGMLRRSRTLHHRPPPQEYRRRASHPASPSYCAATLHHCGGVTPCNVLPLGLPEEGELVAGVMASHPAGLALSPQQHPATLGHIRGANTHERCYDNNPNNQIPHHDWWHSQERHLMPEPMVAERDREIEREMEQKRQMQKEKELEREREAQIQEEMDRERQQELGRNRAREQQHLQSLVHPPETGDVNDTWPKPASRQSQGGGGARGLYSTLEGHPGACSAAGWDAKKGHMNVSSSPNPSSGLQPKLDISSKPNTTSRISRNQLLRDRASQLADERSGMSTDEETNTDMLMGRYWSRTERREHFLLAREQKQQQLQARGVAMRDGINRGGAVIGGGGASVGDGGMLDSRGGGAFVEGRGNTVLELSQRKLSRMRNRKLLDDWTTVEELLTHGTRLDNQEEMLCPSSLLTVTTV, encoded by the exons ATGGACGTGAGTTCTGTACGGCACgttcag GTGAGTGGGCGGAGTCTCGCACACCTGAGCCAGCGGGATGCTCTGCGGATTCTGGCGGCCAGTCAGCGTCCAATCACAATGCAGATTAAGGGTCAGAGGGGGTGTGGTACAGAGGCAGGCAGGGGATCCTGGGAGCCCCTCCCCCTCAATCTGCAGCACCTCAACCTACCCCTCCCAAGGATGGGGGCAGGGCTTAACACACCGAGTCCCTCCTACCAAGACAG GCATTATTACAGCCATCTGTCTCTGCCACAAGATCACTGTGAAGGAGGACGGTACAGCTACCTGTCCAGCTCCCCACAGGACACAGTGGACATCGGCCACCAG GACCCAGAGCTGACTGGGCGTGGACCAAAAGGGCAGAACTGCCTGATGGGATGTTGCAATGCAAACTTAGAAGAACCTAATGGCTGCCACAGTCAG ACGGATGATGAGGACTTCATGCTGGAGAAGCCGCTGGGCTTCCTGCCCCTCCACCACGAGCTGGACAGCGGTCTAGGCTGGACTGATGGCTCCCTCCACCAGGGGGACCTCTCTGGGCTAGAGACAGAGGAAGGTGGCCTAGAGGACTGTCATTCACATGGGGCCCTCGCACCGGGAGGCTGTGGGGGTTTCGGAGGTGGTGGCTCTCCCTCCTCTGAGTCCTTTATCTCCTCGGAGCTCAGTGACTCCGGCTTCTACAGCGTGAGCACTGGGGAGTTCAGGCACTTCCAGAGGCTACTGGAGAAACGAATGCGGCTGTACAACGCCAGGCTGCAACATCAGGGTGAACCCTGTGAGAGGCGAGAGCGGCGTGACAGCTGCCCCAAGAGCCACCGAGAGTTGCTGGAGGCCATTCCTGAGGCGCTGACCATGCAGCCTCAGTGTCAGCACCTGCAGCTCGCGATGGAGGAGAGCACTGGGTCCATTATGGACCTCCCACCCCGCGGACTTTTCAG GGTTTCATCTGTCCAGTTCCATAAAGCTGATCGACCCTGTCTGAACCGTCACAGCTCCAGCAGTGGAGCCCTCTTTAACCCCTCCCACGCTGCAGTTTCTCGAATGACAGCCCCAGtcctctccacctgcagcacCCCCTCCAGCCACCGGAGACCACAAGTACCcatgcagcagcaccaccagggCTCTAGTTCAGTGGGTATGCTCAGGAGAAGCCGGACACTGCACCATCGCCCTCCTCCGCAGGAGTACCGCCGCCGGGCGAGCCATCCAGCTTCCCCCTCCTATTGTGCAGCAACCTTGCACCACTGTGGAGGTGTCACACCATGTAATGTTCTGCCGCTGGGTTTGCCGGAGGAAGGTGAGCTAGTGGCAGGAGTGATGGCTTCCCACCCAGCAGGCCTAGCCCTCTCACCGCAACAGCACCCCGCCACTCTTGGGCACATTAGGGGTGCCAACACCCATGAGAGATGCTACGACAACAATCCCAACAACCAGATCCCTCACCATGACTGGTGGCACTCACAAGAAAGACACTTGATGCCTGAACCTATGGTGGCagaaagggacagagagatTGAGAgggaaatggaacaaaaaaggcaaatgcagaaggagaaagagctggagagagagagggaggcacagattcaggaggagatggacagagagaggcagcaggagctGGGCAGGAACCGagccagagagcagcagcacctcCAGAGTTTGGTCCACCCTCCTGAAACTGGCGATGTCAATGACACCTGGCCGAAACCGGCCAGCCGTCAATCCCAGGGTGGTGGAGGAGCCAGAGGTCTCTACAGTACCCTGGAGGGACACCCAGGGgcttgctctgctgctggatggGATGCAAAGAAAGGACACATGAATGTGAGTTCAAGCCCGAATCCCAGTTCTGGTCTGCAGCCAAAACTTGATATTAGCTCCAAACCCAACACAACATCACGGATCTCTAGGAACCAGCTCCTGAGAGACCGGGCTTCTCAGCTAGCGGATGAACGCAGTGGGATGAGCACAGATGAGGAGACCAATACTGACATGTTGATGGGTCGGTATTGGAGTCGAACGGAAAGGAGGGAACACTTCCTGTTGGCCCGcgagcagaagcagcagcagctgcaggccaGAGGAGTGGCTATGCGAGACGGCATCAACAGGGGAGGAGCCGTCATAGGAGGGGGAGGAGCCTCTGTTGGAGATGGAGGTATGctggacagcagaggaggtggtgCTTTTGTAGAAGGGCGGGGCAACACAGTCCTGGAGCTGAGTCAGAGGAAGCTGAGTCGTATGAGGAACAGGAAGCTGTTGGATGACTGGACAACAGTAGAGGAGCTGCTTACTCATGGGACCAGGCTGGACAACCAGGAAGAGATGCTGTGTCCCAGCTCCCTGCTGACAGTCACCACTGTCTAA
- the atrip gene encoding ATR-interacting protein isoform X1, whose amino-acid sequence MNCPPTKRLRGLNHNVETAMAFDDPFGDDDDFTQDDLNEIDIIASQAITSATASGLGSKPGTKPTELAHGSTWLPSAGQSKQSRATAKHSRENVFEFSSGGRGNAGIPSRELLSKRQQFGSEREDSYSLLEAQHAELKRKLKEVEEEIVLKSGEIRVLRDSLKTVQQEKEAQKQSQILLETERQKVQSDREKELNRKVQSLQSELQFKEAEINEMKTKLHSSDRNKMASPLPRNSPKVLSSLAQLHHGSSSSSPIENGFITKETFGAHVPSRTTPVKTPRKTRRDGGDRGTSSSRSGDRQEVSRPDPFLSVRPVHLQHRGGVLLGLLLQQPLSPSSLSLSHLLSMSMTDIHLTSSGLSAGFLLHSDAAVSGAEGGAPTAALSPVQSLAVTGLNMLSQSRPEAAASGRNKRSCPGAVLLLPLLDLHLSRLCQALDSLGSTSAAGSDSAAAGSLPAAGLGRLEEAGLTGFSVEDTGLAALRLLCLVLAHSDEVLEAVLLKESRDEKAGRSAAGVDQCSHNALLQSVLRLCEAGLGGGSQREELVLNAMKALCVLIERTPHTHADRLQCVLQVLCVCLSADCRLQTLSGCVSVLMSMSDHRTLAQQLCSQHDPCVFLKLFQFIRTRTDKRATHTDWIELDLQVVRLLSRLMTQGAESWTTSRQSACQCYTELVQTVVIVFHRQWLDLRGSQEPTDSTGLAPPLQRCPAPSPWWRSAAASLLRECLLLLHWLLLHHSSFSESCRPLLHMYDQVIPAVRDTLRKIPELSESEELALEEICRSEGDDTDDMDTDTGS is encoded by the exons ATGAACTGCCCTCCCACCAAACGCCTCCGAGGCCTGAACCACAATGTAGAGACAGCGATGGCATTTGATGACCCATTTGGAGATGACGACGACTTCACCCAGGACGACTTAAATGAAATTGACATCATTGCCTCGCAGGCCATCACCTCAGCCACTGCATCTGGGCTTGGGTCTAAACCAGGAACCAAACCAACAGAGCTGGCCCATGGGTCCACCTGGCTGCCTTCTGCAGGgcagagcaaacagagcagagccacagccaaacacagcagagagaacgTGTTTGAGTTCAGCAGCGGCGGCAGAGGGAATGCTGGGATACCAAGCAGAGAGCTTCTCA GTAAGAGGCAGCAGTTTGggtcagagagagaagactCCTACAGTCTGCTGGAAGCTCAGCATGCAGAGCTAAAGAGGAAG ctgaaggaggtggaggaggagattgTGTTGAAGAGCGGGGAGATCCGGGTCCTGAGGGACTCTCTGAAAACAGTtcagcaggagaaggaggcccAGAAGCAGAGTCAGATCCTGCtggagactgagagacagaaggtgcagagcgacagagagaaggagctcAACAGGAAG GTTCAATCTTTGCAGTCAGAACTGCAGTTTAAAGAAGCAGAGATCAATGAGATGAAGACCAAACTGCACagttcagacagaaacaagaTGGCCTCTCCACTGCCTAGAAACAG tccTAAAGTACTGAGTAGTCTCGCCCAGTTGCATCAtgggagcagctcctcctctccaaTAGAAAATGGTTTCATCACCAAGGAGACATTTGGAGCCCACGTCCCATCCAGAACAACACCAGTGAAGACACCGAGGAAGACACGGAGAGATGGTGGGGACAGAGGGACGTCCAGCAGCAGATCtggtgacagacaggaagtgtctcGGCCAGACCCCTTCCTGTCCGTCAGACCTGTGCACCTGCAGCACcgag GTGGCGTCCTGTTGGGcttgttgctgcagcagcctttgtctcccagcagcctcagcctcTCTCACCTGCTGTCTATGAGTATGACTGACATCCACCTGACATCCAG TGGGCTGTCAGCAGGTTTTCTGCTCCACTCTGATGCTGCAGTCAGTGGTGCTGAAGGTGGAGCTCCCACAGCTGCTCTGAGTCCGGTCCAGAGTCTGGCTGTAACTGGACTCAACATGCTGAGTCAGAGCCGAccagaagctgcagccagcggcAGAAACAAAAG gtcgTGTCCCGgggctgtcctcctcctccctctgctggaccTTCACCTGTCTCGGCTCTGTCAGGCTCTGGACTCACTCggctccacctctgctgctggttcagaCTCTGCTGCTGCCGGCTCGCTCCCTGCTGCTGGACTAGGGAGACTGGAGGAGGCTGGTTTGACTGGTTTCAGCGTGGAGGACACTGGTTTGGCTGCTCTGAGGCTCCTCTGTCTGGTGCTGGCCCACAGTGACGAG GTGTTGGAGGCCGTATTGTTAAAGGAGAGTCGAGACGAGaag GCCGGGCGCTCTGCTGCAGGTGTGGATCAGTGCTCCCACAATGCCTTGCTGCAGTCAGTGTTGCGGCTGTGTGAAGCGGGGCTCGGCGGTGGCTCACAGAGGGAAGAGCTTGTCCTCAATGCAATGAAggccctgtgtgtcctcattgagaggactccacacacacatgctgacag gttgcagtgtgtgttgcaggtgctgtgtgtgtgtttgtcagcagactgcaggctgcagactctttcaggctgtgtgtctgtcctcatgtcCATGTCCGACCACCGGACGCTGGcccagcagctctgctcacagCACG ACCCGTGTGTTTTCCTGAAGTTGTTCCAGTTTATCAGAACCAGAACAGACAAGcgggccacacacacagactggattGAGCTGGACctgcag gtggtTCGTTTGCTGAGCAGACTGATGACTCAGGGAGCAGAGAGCTGGACCACCAGCCGTCAAAGCGCCTGTCAGTGTTACACTGAG tTGGTTCAGACGGTGGTGATTGTTTTCCATCGTCAGTGGTTGGATCTTCGTGGTTCTCAGGAGCCCACAGATTCCACAG GCCTTGCCCCGCCCCTGCAGCGGTGCCCCGCCCCCTCGCCATGGTGGCGCAGCGCAGCGGCGTCGCTGCTCAGagagtgtctgctgctgctgcactggctgctgctgcatcacagcAGCTTCTCAGAGAGCTGCAGGCCGCTGCTGCACATGTACGACCAGGTGATACCTGCTGTACGAGACACGCTGAGGAAGATCCCCGAGCTGAGCGAGAGCGAAg agctGGCATTGGAGGAGATCTGTCGCTCGGAGGGGGACGACACTGACGATATGGACACTGACACcggctcctga
- the atrip gene encoding ATR-interacting protein isoform X2 — MNCPPTKRLRGLNHNVETAMAFDDPFGDDDDFTQDDLNEIDIIASQAITSATASGLGSKPGTKPTELAHGSTWLPSAGQSKQSRATAKHSRENVFEFSSGGRGNAGIPSRELLSKRQQFGSEREDSYSLLEAQHAELKRKLKEVEEEIVLKSGEIRVLRDSLKTVQQEKEAQKQSQILLETERQKVQSDREKELNRKVQSLQSELQFKEAEINEMKTKLHSSDRNKMASPLPRNSPKVLSSLAQLHHGSSSSSPIENGFITKETFGAHVPSRTTPVKTPRKTRRDGGDRGTSSSRSGDRQEVSRPDPFLSVRPVHLQHRGGVLLGLLLQQPLSPSSLSLSHLLSMSMTDIHLTSSGLSAGFLLHSDAAVSGAEGGAPTAALSPVQSLAVTGLNMLSQSRPEAAASGRNKRSCPGAVLLLPLLDLHLSRLCQALDSLGSTSAAGSDSAAAGSLPAAGLGRLEEAGLTGFSVEDTGLAALRLLCLVLAHSDEVLEAVLLKESRDEKAGRSAAGVDQCSHNALLQSVLRLCEAGLGGGSQREELVLNAMKALCVLIERTPHTHADRLQCVLQVLCVCLSADCRLQTLSGCVSVLMSMSDHRTLAQQLCSQHDPCVFLKLFQFIRTRTDKRATHTDWIELDLQVVRLLSRLMTQGAESWTTSRQSACQCYTELVQTVVIVFHRQWLDLRGSQEPTEPLQRCPAPSPWWRSAAASLLRECLLLLHWLLLHHSSFSESCRPLLHMYDQVIPAVRDTLRKIPELSESEELALEEICRSEGDDTDDMDTDTGS, encoded by the exons ATGAACTGCCCTCCCACCAAACGCCTCCGAGGCCTGAACCACAATGTAGAGACAGCGATGGCATTTGATGACCCATTTGGAGATGACGACGACTTCACCCAGGACGACTTAAATGAAATTGACATCATTGCCTCGCAGGCCATCACCTCAGCCACTGCATCTGGGCTTGGGTCTAAACCAGGAACCAAACCAACAGAGCTGGCCCATGGGTCCACCTGGCTGCCTTCTGCAGGgcagagcaaacagagcagagccacagccaaacacagcagagagaacgTGTTTGAGTTCAGCAGCGGCGGCAGAGGGAATGCTGGGATACCAAGCAGAGAGCTTCTCA GTAAGAGGCAGCAGTTTGggtcagagagagaagactCCTACAGTCTGCTGGAAGCTCAGCATGCAGAGCTAAAGAGGAAG ctgaaggaggtggaggaggagattgTGTTGAAGAGCGGGGAGATCCGGGTCCTGAGGGACTCTCTGAAAACAGTtcagcaggagaaggaggcccAGAAGCAGAGTCAGATCCTGCtggagactgagagacagaaggtgcagagcgacagagagaaggagctcAACAGGAAG GTTCAATCTTTGCAGTCAGAACTGCAGTTTAAAGAAGCAGAGATCAATGAGATGAAGACCAAACTGCACagttcagacagaaacaagaTGGCCTCTCCACTGCCTAGAAACAG tccTAAAGTACTGAGTAGTCTCGCCCAGTTGCATCAtgggagcagctcctcctctccaaTAGAAAATGGTTTCATCACCAAGGAGACATTTGGAGCCCACGTCCCATCCAGAACAACACCAGTGAAGACACCGAGGAAGACACGGAGAGATGGTGGGGACAGAGGGACGTCCAGCAGCAGATCtggtgacagacaggaagtgtctcGGCCAGACCCCTTCCTGTCCGTCAGACCTGTGCACCTGCAGCACcgag GTGGCGTCCTGTTGGGcttgttgctgcagcagcctttgtctcccagcagcctcagcctcTCTCACCTGCTGTCTATGAGTATGACTGACATCCACCTGACATCCAG TGGGCTGTCAGCAGGTTTTCTGCTCCACTCTGATGCTGCAGTCAGTGGTGCTGAAGGTGGAGCTCCCACAGCTGCTCTGAGTCCGGTCCAGAGTCTGGCTGTAACTGGACTCAACATGCTGAGTCAGAGCCGAccagaagctgcagccagcggcAGAAACAAAAG gtcgTGTCCCGgggctgtcctcctcctccctctgctggaccTTCACCTGTCTCGGCTCTGTCAGGCTCTGGACTCACTCggctccacctctgctgctggttcagaCTCTGCTGCTGCCGGCTCGCTCCCTGCTGCTGGACTAGGGAGACTGGAGGAGGCTGGTTTGACTGGTTTCAGCGTGGAGGACACTGGTTTGGCTGCTCTGAGGCTCCTCTGTCTGGTGCTGGCCCACAGTGACGAG GTGTTGGAGGCCGTATTGTTAAAGGAGAGTCGAGACGAGaag GCCGGGCGCTCTGCTGCAGGTGTGGATCAGTGCTCCCACAATGCCTTGCTGCAGTCAGTGTTGCGGCTGTGTGAAGCGGGGCTCGGCGGTGGCTCACAGAGGGAAGAGCTTGTCCTCAATGCAATGAAggccctgtgtgtcctcattgagaggactccacacacacatgctgacag gttgcagtgtgtgttgcaggtgctgtgtgtgtgtttgtcagcagactgcaggctgcagactctttcaggctgtgtgtctgtcctcatgtcCATGTCCGACCACCGGACGCTGGcccagcagctctgctcacagCACG ACCCGTGTGTTTTCCTGAAGTTGTTCCAGTTTATCAGAACCAGAACAGACAAGcgggccacacacacagactggattGAGCTGGACctgcag gtggtTCGTTTGCTGAGCAGACTGATGACTCAGGGAGCAGAGAGCTGGACCACCAGCCGTCAAAGCGCCTGTCAGTGTTACACTGAG tTGGTTCAGACGGTGGTGATTGTTTTCCATCGTCAGTGGTTGGATCTTCGTGGTTCTCAGGAGCCCACAGA GCCCCTGCAGCGGTGCCCCGCCCCCTCGCCATGGTGGCGCAGCGCAGCGGCGTCGCTGCTCAGagagtgtctgctgctgctgcactggctgctgctgcatcacagcAGCTTCTCAGAGAGCTGCAGGCCGCTGCTGCACATGTACGACCAGGTGATACCTGCTGTACGAGACACGCTGAGGAAGATCCCCGAGCTGAGCGAGAGCGAAg agctGGCATTGGAGGAGATCTGTCGCTCGGAGGGGGACGACACTGACGATATGGACACTGACACcggctcctga
- the trib3 gene encoding tribbles homolog 3, with protein MSSDVTAVRSQLCLKRLLDEPRDDLPKCKVARLTPHPPDTGLSPCLKPRSPAPKPNQSQSPARVGPYLLFERCEGEETYRAEHAHTQQQHTCQVLPLRGYQERLAAYTRIGHHDNICGLQDVVIGQDSVYIFLPGHHGDMHAYVRSRKRLGEEEAGRLFTQMLSAVTHCHHHGVVLRDLKLRRFVFTDKYRTRLALLGLNDCVLLHGDHDDDSLTDRHGCPAYVSPELLTNGKGSYSGRAADIWSLGVSLYTMLIGRYPFQDTQPAALFAKIRRGAFSLPDWLSPQAKCLIGCMLRKSPAERLEASELLMHPWLTNPCTPHHSTHKTHHSSQKALQNKQEEDEQVVPTWTEKKH; from the exons ATGAGCTCGGATGTGACCGCGGTCCGATCTCAGCTGTGCCTGAAGAGGCTTCTGGACGAGCCCCGGGATGATTTACCGAAATGTAAAGTCGCTCGTCTGACTCCGCACCCTCCAGACACCGGCCTATCGCCCTGCCTCAAGCCCAGAAGCCCCGCCCCCAAGCCCAACCAAAGCCAATCGCCAGCCAGAGTCGGACCGTACCTGCTGTTCGAACGCTGCGAGGGGGAGGAGACCTACAGGGCTgagcacgcgcacacacagcagcagcacacctgccAG GTGCTTCCTCTACGTGGTTACCAGGAACGGTTGGCCGCCTACACCCGGATCGGTCACCATGACAACATCTGTGGCCTGCAGGATGTGGTGATTGGTCAGGACAGCGTGTACATCTTCCTGCCCGGTCACCACGGCGACATGCACGCCTACGTGCGAAGCAGGAAGCGTCTGggcgaggaggaggcggggCGTCTGTTCACGCAGATGCTGAGCGCTGTGACGCACTGTCATCACCACGGAGTCGTCCTGAGAGACCTGAAGCTCCGCCGATTCGTCTTCACTGACAAATACAG gactCGTCTCGCTCTGCTCGGCCTCAACGACTGCGTCCTCCTGCACGGTGACCATGACGACGACTCTCTGACGGACAGACACGGCTGTCCGGCCTACGTCAGCCCCGAGCTGCTGACCAATGGGAAAGGTTCTTACTCTGGCCGCGCCGCAGACATCTGGAGCCTGGGCGTGTCTCTCTACACCATGCTGATTGGACGATACCCGTTTCAGGACACGCAGCCCGCCGCGCTGTTCGCCAAGATCCGCCGCGGCGCCTTCAGCCTGCCCGACTGGCTGTCACCGCAAGCCAagtgtctgattggctgcatgCTGAGGAAGTCGCCCGCAGAGAGGCTGGAGGCGTCGGAGCTGCTGATGCACCCGTGGCTGACCAATCCCTGCACGCCTCATCACAGCACGCACAAGACGCATCACAGCTCACAAAAAGCACTACAGAATAAAcaagaggaggacgagcaggTGGTGCCaacatggacagaaaaaaaacactag
- the LOC143328269 gene encoding uncharacterized protein LOC143328269 isoform X1 — MGCWLSGPWMGDQTVSGRSLAHLSQRDALRILAASQRPITMQIKGQRGCGTEAGRGSWEPLPLNLQHLNLPLPRMGAGLNTPSPSYQDRHYYSHLSLPQDHCEGGRYSYLSSSPQDTVDIGHQDPELTGRGPKGQNCLMGCCNANLEEPNGCHSQTDDEDFMLEKPLGFLPLHHELDSGLGWTDGSLHQGDLSGLETEEGGLEDCHSHGALAPGGCGGFGGGGSPSSESFISSELSDSGFYSVSTGEFRHFQRLLEKRMRLYNARLQHQGEPCERRERRDSCPKSHRELLEAIPEALTMQPQCQHLQLAMEESTGSIMDLPPRGLFRVSSVQFHKADRPCLNRHSSSSGALFNPSHAAVSRMTAPVLSTCSTPSSHRRPQVPMQQHHQGSSSVGMLRRSRTLHHRPPPQEYRRRASHPASPSYCAATLHHCGGVTPCNVLPLGLPEEGELVAGVMASHPAGLALSPQQHPATLGHIRGANTHERCYDNNPNNQIPHHDWWHSQERHLMPEPMVAERDREIEREMEQKRQMQKEKELEREREAQIQEEMDRERQQELGRNRAREQQHLQSLVHPPETGDVNDTWPKPASRQSQGGGGARGLYSTLEGHPGACSAAGWDAKKGHMNVSSSPNPSSGLQPKLDISSKPNTTSRISRNQLLRDRASQLADERSGMSTDEETNTDMLMGRYWSRTERREHFLLAREQKQQQLQARGVAMRDGINRGGAVIGGGGASVGDGGMLDSRGGGAFVEGRGNTVLELSQRKLSRMRNRKLLDDWTTVEELLTHGTRLDNQEEMLCPSSLLTVTTV, encoded by the exons ATGGGCTGCTGGCTCTCTGGACCGTGGATGGGTGACCAAACG GTGAGTGGGCGGAGTCTCGCACACCTGAGCCAGCGGGATGCTCTGCGGATTCTGGCGGCCAGTCAGCGTCCAATCACAATGCAGATTAAGGGTCAGAGGGGGTGTGGTACAGAGGCAGGCAGGGGATCCTGGGAGCCCCTCCCCCTCAATCTGCAGCACCTCAACCTACCCCTCCCAAGGATGGGGGCAGGGCTTAACACACCGAGTCCCTCCTACCAAGACAG GCATTATTACAGCCATCTGTCTCTGCCACAAGATCACTGTGAAGGAGGACGGTACAGCTACCTGTCCAGCTCCCCACAGGACACAGTGGACATCGGCCACCAG GACCCAGAGCTGACTGGGCGTGGACCAAAAGGGCAGAACTGCCTGATGGGATGTTGCAATGCAAACTTAGAAGAACCTAATGGCTGCCACAGTCAG ACGGATGATGAGGACTTCATGCTGGAGAAGCCGCTGGGCTTCCTGCCCCTCCACCACGAGCTGGACAGCGGTCTAGGCTGGACTGATGGCTCCCTCCACCAGGGGGACCTCTCTGGGCTAGAGACAGAGGAAGGTGGCCTAGAGGACTGTCATTCACATGGGGCCCTCGCACCGGGAGGCTGTGGGGGTTTCGGAGGTGGTGGCTCTCCCTCCTCTGAGTCCTTTATCTCCTCGGAGCTCAGTGACTCCGGCTTCTACAGCGTGAGCACTGGGGAGTTCAGGCACTTCCAGAGGCTACTGGAGAAACGAATGCGGCTGTACAACGCCAGGCTGCAACATCAGGGTGAACCCTGTGAGAGGCGAGAGCGGCGTGACAGCTGCCCCAAGAGCCACCGAGAGTTGCTGGAGGCCATTCCTGAGGCGCTGACCATGCAGCCTCAGTGTCAGCACCTGCAGCTCGCGATGGAGGAGAGCACTGGGTCCATTATGGACCTCCCACCCCGCGGACTTTTCAG GGTTTCATCTGTCCAGTTCCATAAAGCTGATCGACCCTGTCTGAACCGTCACAGCTCCAGCAGTGGAGCCCTCTTTAACCCCTCCCACGCTGCAGTTTCTCGAATGACAGCCCCAGtcctctccacctgcagcacCCCCTCCAGCCACCGGAGACCACAAGTACCcatgcagcagcaccaccagggCTCTAGTTCAGTGGGTATGCTCAGGAGAAGCCGGACACTGCACCATCGCCCTCCTCCGCAGGAGTACCGCCGCCGGGCGAGCCATCCAGCTTCCCCCTCCTATTGTGCAGCAACCTTGCACCACTGTGGAGGTGTCACACCATGTAATGTTCTGCCGCTGGGTTTGCCGGAGGAAGGTGAGCTAGTGGCAGGAGTGATGGCTTCCCACCCAGCAGGCCTAGCCCTCTCACCGCAACAGCACCCCGCCACTCTTGGGCACATTAGGGGTGCCAACACCCATGAGAGATGCTACGACAACAATCCCAACAACCAGATCCCTCACCATGACTGGTGGCACTCACAAGAAAGACACTTGATGCCTGAACCTATGGTGGCagaaagggacagagagatTGAGAgggaaatggaacaaaaaaggcaaatgcagaaggagaaagagctggagagagagagggaggcacagattcaggaggagatggacagagagaggcagcaggagctGGGCAGGAACCGagccagagagcagcagcacctcCAGAGTTTGGTCCACCCTCCTGAAACTGGCGATGTCAATGACACCTGGCCGAAACCGGCCAGCCGTCAATCCCAGGGTGGTGGAGGAGCCAGAGGTCTCTACAGTACCCTGGAGGGACACCCAGGGgcttgctctgctgctggatggGATGCAAAGAAAGGACACATGAATGTGAGTTCAAGCCCGAATCCCAGTTCTGGTCTGCAGCCAAAACTTGATATTAGCTCCAAACCCAACACAACATCACGGATCTCTAGGAACCAGCTCCTGAGAGACCGGGCTTCTCAGCTAGCGGATGAACGCAGTGGGATGAGCACAGATGAGGAGACCAATACTGACATGTTGATGGGTCGGTATTGGAGTCGAACGGAAAGGAGGGAACACTTCCTGTTGGCCCGcgagcagaagcagcagcagctgcaggccaGAGGAGTGGCTATGCGAGACGGCATCAACAGGGGAGGAGCCGTCATAGGAGGGGGAGGAGCCTCTGTTGGAGATGGAGGTATGctggacagcagaggaggtggtgCTTTTGTAGAAGGGCGGGGCAACACAGTCCTGGAGCTGAGTCAGAGGAAGCTGAGTCGTATGAGGAACAGGAAGCTGTTGGATGACTGGACAACAGTAGAGGAGCTGCTTACTCATGGGACCAGGCTGGACAACCAGGAAGAGATGCTGTGTCCCAGCTCCCTGCTGACAGTCACCACTGTCTAA